One genomic segment of Styela clava chromosome 3, kaStyClav1.hap1.2, whole genome shotgun sequence includes these proteins:
- the LOC120343343 gene encoding sialin-like, producing MGFSFLAASLCTILTPAALEIGFEMFVIARIAIGLFSGVTFPMMYAMWTMWAPPPERSILLGSTFSGAAIGVVVTLPLSGVLATTFGWQSVFYVTGSIGCVWDLLWLILIYDSPSEHPRISEKEKNFIQDSLGHNRDGKFVYYF from the exons ATGGGATTTTCATTTCTTGCTGCATCGTTGTGTACAATTCTCACACCAGCAGCTCTTGAGATAGGATTTGAAATGTTTGTAATAGCGAGAATCGCGATTGGTTTATTCTCG GGTGTTACCTTCCCGATGATGTATGCGATGTGGACAATGTGGGCACCACCACCTGAAAGAAGTATTTTGTTGGGGTCCACATTTtcag GGGCAGCAATCGGAGTAGTAGTAACTCTACCACTTTCTGGCGTGTTGGCGACAACATTCGGTTGGCAGTCGGTGTTCTATGTAACAG GTTCAATTGGGTGCGTATGGGATCTTTTGTGGTTGATCCTGATATACGATTCTCCCTCAGAACATCCGAGAATTTCAGAAAAAGAGAAGAATTTTATACAGGATTCACTTGGACATAATAGAGACGGaaagtttgtttattatttctaa
- the LOC144421029 gene encoding sialin-like isoform X1: protein MCRTKDFRINVGMENANQKIQVWCKCIPARSIVLVMNFLAVFCLYVLRMNLSAAIVGMVDYEKLNAIRNSQFNLSLQNESRLQNESLHFTYSTCEHNYYDKTEDISDIETSAVVEGKKFLWDENMQGLALGSYFYGYACSQIIGAWIARKVGRVKVMGFSFLAASLCKILTPAALEIGFEMFVIARIAIGLFSGVTFPMMYAIWTMWAPPSERSILLGSTFSGAAIGVVVTLPLSGVLATTFGWQSVFYVTGSIGCVWALLWLILIYDSPSEHPRISEKEKNFIQDSLGHRDGKPKRERSRPVPWKSILGSFRLWVAFFTYISSDFLLIVFLTMLPTYLRTVMKFDIKASAGLSAIPYIAKFVLYISAGFCAKRLISKGVKVIYVRKLFQSIGMFVPGLALIFAVYIKCNIPLVMLVFILCVAVEAVTTPGVKVALIEMAPSFGGIIYAVANTMSATSGFIAPQIAGLLRTAYQEDPIQGWRALFWLSTSMVFAGGISFLLFGTVEVQEWAKSKDEEENVSEENGEKLKTETVA from the exons ATGTGTCGTACAAAGGACTTCAGGATTAACGTTGGTATGGAAAACGCAAACCAGAAAATTCAG GTTTGGTGCAAGTGCATTCCTGCAAGATCAATCGTGCTTGTGATGAATTTTCTTGCAGTCTTCTGCTTGTATGTCTTACGAATGAACTTGAGCGCAGCCATCGTGGGCATGGTTGACTACGAAAAACTGAATGCTATTAGGAACTCCCAGTTCAATTTGAGTTTACAAAATGAAAGTCGGCTGCAGAATGAATCTCTACATTTCACGTATTCAACATGCGAACATAATTATTATGATAAAACAGAAG ACATTTCAGATATCGAAACGTCAGCTGTAGTAGAAGGTAAAAAGTTTTTATGGGATGAAAATATGCAAGGTTTGGCATTGGGTTCTTATTTCTACGGATACGCATGTTCACAG ATTATTGGAGCATGGATTGCACGAAAAGTTGGACGCGTTAAAGTGATGGGATTTTCATTTCTTGCTGCATCGTTGTGTAAAATTCTCACACCAGCAGCTCTTGAGATAGGATTTGAAATGTTTGTGATAGCGAGAATCGCGATTGGTTTATTCTCG GGTGTTACCTTCCCGATGATGTATGCGATTTGGACAATGTGGGCACCACCATCTGAAAGAAGCATTTTGTTGGGGTCCACATTTtcag GGGCAGCAATCGGAGTAGTAGTAACTCTACCACTTTCTGGCGTGTTGGCGACAACATTCGGTTGGCAGTCGGTGTTCTATGTAACAG GTTCAATTGGGTGCGTATGGGCCCTTTTGTGGTTGATCCTGATATACGATTCTCCCTCAGAACATCCGAGAATTTCAGAAAAAGAGAAGAATTTTATACAGGATTCACTTGGACATAGAGACGGAaaa CCAAAGAGAGAACGATCGAGACCTGTGCCATGGAAGTCAATTCTTGGGTCGTTTCGACTATGGGTCGCATTTTTTACCTACATTTCCTCGGATTTTCTACTTATCGTATTTTTGACAATGCTTCCAACGTATCTCAGGACTGTCATGAAGTTTGACATTAAAGCG AGCGCAGGATTGAGTGCAATTCCGTACATTGCAAAGTTTGTTCTTTACATAAGTGCAGGATTTTGTGCAAAAAGACTGATTTCAAAAGGAGTAAAAGTTATCTACGTTCGTAAACTATTTCAGTCAATAG GTATGTTTGTTCCTGGACTTGCATTGATCTTTGCGGTCTATATAAAATGCAACATTCCACTTGTCATGTTGGTCTTCATTTTGTGCG TTGCGGTGGAGGCAGTCACTACACCTGGCGTCAAAGTTGCATTGATCGAAATGGCGCCATCTTTTGGAGGAATAATTTACGCAGTTGCAAACACAATGTCAGCGACGTCTGGTTTCATTGCACCACAAATAGCAGGCCTATTACGAACAGCTTAC CAAGAAGATCCCATACAAGGGTGGAGAGCTCTGTTCTGGTTATCAACATCGATGGTCTTCGCGGGAGGAATTTCATTTCTGCTATTCGGCACCGTAGAAGTTCAGGAATGGGCAAAGTCGAAGGATGAAGAAGAGAACGTCTCAGAAGAAAATGGAGAGAAGTTGAAAACTGAAACTGTCGCATAA
- the LOC144421029 gene encoding sialin-like isoform X2, whose translation MCRTKDFRINVGMENANQKIQVWCKCIPARSIVLVMNFLAVFCLYVLRMNLSAAIVGMVDYEKLNAIRNSQFNLSLQNESRLQNESLHFTYSTCEHNYYDKTEDIETSAVVEGKKFLWDENMQGLALGSYFYGYACSQIIGAWIARKVGRVKVMGFSFLAASLCKILTPAALEIGFEMFVIARIAIGLFSGVTFPMMYAIWTMWAPPSERSILLGSTFSGAAIGVVVTLPLSGVLATTFGWQSVFYVTGSIGCVWALLWLILIYDSPSEHPRISEKEKNFIQDSLGHRDGKPKRERSRPVPWKSILGSFRLWVAFFTYISSDFLLIVFLTMLPTYLRTVMKFDIKASAGLSAIPYIAKFVLYISAGFCAKRLISKGVKVIYVRKLFQSIGMFVPGLALIFAVYIKCNIPLVMLVFILCVAVEAVTTPGVKVALIEMAPSFGGIIYAVANTMSATSGFIAPQIAGLLRTAYQEDPIQGWRALFWLSTSMVFAGGISFLLFGTVEVQEWAKSKDEEENVSEENGEKLKTETVA comes from the exons ATGTGTCGTACAAAGGACTTCAGGATTAACGTTGGTATGGAAAACGCAAACCAGAAAATTCAG GTTTGGTGCAAGTGCATTCCTGCAAGATCAATCGTGCTTGTGATGAATTTTCTTGCAGTCTTCTGCTTGTATGTCTTACGAATGAACTTGAGCGCAGCCATCGTGGGCATGGTTGACTACGAAAAACTGAATGCTATTAGGAACTCCCAGTTCAATTTGAGTTTACAAAATGAAAGTCGGCTGCAGAATGAATCTCTACATTTCACGTATTCAACATGCGAACATAATTATTATGATAAAACAGAAG ATATCGAAACGTCAGCTGTAGTAGAAGGTAAAAAGTTTTTATGGGATGAAAATATGCAAGGTTTGGCATTGGGTTCTTATTTCTACGGATACGCATGTTCACAG ATTATTGGAGCATGGATTGCACGAAAAGTTGGACGCGTTAAAGTGATGGGATTTTCATTTCTTGCTGCATCGTTGTGTAAAATTCTCACACCAGCAGCTCTTGAGATAGGATTTGAAATGTTTGTGATAGCGAGAATCGCGATTGGTTTATTCTCG GGTGTTACCTTCCCGATGATGTATGCGATTTGGACAATGTGGGCACCACCATCTGAAAGAAGCATTTTGTTGGGGTCCACATTTtcag GGGCAGCAATCGGAGTAGTAGTAACTCTACCACTTTCTGGCGTGTTGGCGACAACATTCGGTTGGCAGTCGGTGTTCTATGTAACAG GTTCAATTGGGTGCGTATGGGCCCTTTTGTGGTTGATCCTGATATACGATTCTCCCTCAGAACATCCGAGAATTTCAGAAAAAGAGAAGAATTTTATACAGGATTCACTTGGACATAGAGACGGAaaa CCAAAGAGAGAACGATCGAGACCTGTGCCATGGAAGTCAATTCTTGGGTCGTTTCGACTATGGGTCGCATTTTTTACCTACATTTCCTCGGATTTTCTACTTATCGTATTTTTGACAATGCTTCCAACGTATCTCAGGACTGTCATGAAGTTTGACATTAAAGCG AGCGCAGGATTGAGTGCAATTCCGTACATTGCAAAGTTTGTTCTTTACATAAGTGCAGGATTTTGTGCAAAAAGACTGATTTCAAAAGGAGTAAAAGTTATCTACGTTCGTAAACTATTTCAGTCAATAG GTATGTTTGTTCCTGGACTTGCATTGATCTTTGCGGTCTATATAAAATGCAACATTCCACTTGTCATGTTGGTCTTCATTTTGTGCG TTGCGGTGGAGGCAGTCACTACACCTGGCGTCAAAGTTGCATTGATCGAAATGGCGCCATCTTTTGGAGGAATAATTTACGCAGTTGCAAACACAATGTCAGCGACGTCTGGTTTCATTGCACCACAAATAGCAGGCCTATTACGAACAGCTTAC CAAGAAGATCCCATACAAGGGTGGAGAGCTCTGTTCTGGTTATCAACATCGATGGTCTTCGCGGGAGGAATTTCATTTCTGCTATTCGGCACCGTAGAAGTTCAGGAATGGGCAAAGTCGAAGGATGAAGAAGAGAACGTCTCAGAAGAAAATGGAGAGAAGTTGAAAACTGAAACTGTCGCATAA
- the LOC120343345 gene encoding sialin-like isoform X2: MNVCMENVNRKIQVWCKRIPARSIVLVMNFLATFCLYVLRMNLSAAIVGMVDYEKLNAIRRNSQFNLSLQNESLQTVQNESLHFTYSTCEHAYSDKTEDIETSAVVEGKKFLWDENMQGLALGAYFYGYVCSQIIGAWIARKVGRVKVMGFSVLAASLCTILTPAALEIGFEMFVIARIAIGLFSGVIYPLLYAMWSMWAPPSERGMLMGLNFSGTAIGIIATLPLSGLLTTTFGWQSAFYVTGSIGCVWSLLWLILIYDSPSEHPRISEKEKNFIQDALGHNRDGKSKRERSRPVPWKSILESFRLWVAFFTYISSDFLLIVFLTMLPTYLRTVMKFDIKASAGLSAIPYIAKFVLYISAGFCAKRLISKGVKVIYVRKLFQSIGMFVPGLALIFAVYIKCNIPLVMLVFILCVAVEAVTTPGVKVALIEMAPSFGGIIYAVANTMSATSGFIAPQIAGLLRTAYQEDPIQGWRALFWLSTSMVFAGGISFLLFGTVEVQEWAKSKDEEENVSEENGEKLKTETVA; encoded by the exons ATGAACGTTTGTATGGAAAACGTGAACCGCAAAATTCAG GTTTGGTGCAAGCGCATTCCTGCAAGATCGATTGTGCTTGTAATGAATTTCCTTGCCACATTCTGCTTGTATGTTTTACGAATGAACTTGAGCGCAGCCATCGTGGGCATGGTCGACTACGAAAAGCTAAATGCTATTAGGAGGAACTCCCAGTTCAATTTGAGTTTACAAAATGAAAGTCTGCAGACAGTGCAGAATGAATCTCTACATTTCACGTATTCAACATGTGAACATGCTTATAGCGATAAAACAGAAG ATATCGAAACGTCAGCTGTAGTAGAAGGTAAAAAGTTTTTATGGGATGAAAATATGCAAGGATTGGCATTGGGGGCTTATTTCTACGGATACGTATGTTCACAG aTCATTGGAGCATGGATCGCACGAAAAGTTGGACGCGTTAAAGTGATGGGATTTTCAGTTCTTGCTGCATCGTTGTGTACAATTCTCACACCAGCAGCTCTTGAGATAGGATTTGAAATGTTTGTGATAGCGAGAATCGCGATTGGTTTATTCTCG ggAGTTATCTACCCATTACTGTATGCGATGTGGTCAATGTGGGCACCACCATCTGAAAGAGGCATGCTGATGGGACTCAATTTTTCGG GCACAGCAATCGGAATAATAGCAACTTTACCACTTTCTGGCTTGTTAACGACAACCTTCGGTTGGCAGTCGGCGTTTTATGTAACAG GTTCAATTGGGTGCGTATGGTCTCTTTTGTGGTTGATCCTGATATACGATTCTCCCTCAGAACATCCGAGAATTTCAGAAAAAGAGAAGAATTTTATACAGGACGCACTTGGACATAATAGAGACGGCaaa TCAAAGAGAGAACGATCGAGACCTGTACCATGGAAGTCAATTCTTGAGTCGTTTCGACTATGGGTCGCATTTTTTACCTACATTTCCTCGGATTTTCTACTGATCGTATTTTTGACAATGCTTCCAACGTATCTCAGGACTGTCATGAAGTTTGACATTAAAGCG AGCGCAGGATTGAGTGCAATTCCGTACATTGCAAAGTTTGTTCTTTACATAAGTGCAGGATTTTGTGCAAAAAGACTGATTTCAAAAGGAGTAAAAGTTATCTACGTTCGTAAACTATTTCAGTCAATAG GTATGTTTGTTCCTGGACTTGCATTGATCTTTGCGGTCTATATAAAATGCAACATTCCACTTGTCATGTTGGTCTTCATTTTGTGCG TTGCGGTGGAGGCAGTCACTACACCTGGCGTCAAAGTTGCATTGATCGAAATGGCGCCATCTTTTGGAGGAATAATTTACGCAGTTGCAAACACAATGTCAGCGACGTCTGGTTTCATTGCACCGCAAATAGCAGGCCTATTACGAACAGCTTAC CAAGAAGATCCCATACAAGGGTGGAGAGCTCTGTTCTGGTTATCAACATCGATGGTCTTCGCGGGAGGAATTTCATTTCTGCTATTCGGCACCGTAGAAGTTCAGGAATGGGCAAAGTCGAAGGATGAAGAAGAGAACGTCTCAGAAGAAAATGGAGAGAAGTTGAAAACTGAAACTGTCGCATAA
- the LOC120343345 gene encoding sialin-like isoform X1, whose protein sequence is MNVCMENVNRKIQVWCKRIPARSIVLVMNFLATFCLYVLRMNLSAAIVGMVDYEKLNAIRRNSQFNLSLQNESLQTVQNESLHFTYSTCEHAYSDKTEDIETSAVVEGKKFLWDENMQGLALGAYFYGYVCSQIIGAWIARKVGRVKVMGFSVLAASLCTILTPAALEIGFEMFVIARIAIGLFSGVIYPLLYAMWSMWAPPSERGMLMGLNFSGTAIGIIATLPLSGLLTTTFGWQSAFYVTGSIGCVWSLLWLILIYDSPSEHPRISEKEKNFIQDALGHNRDGKAKRERSRPVPWKSIFGSFRIWVAFFVLFGSDVILFVFVTLLPTYLRTVMEFDITASAGLSAIPYIAKFVLYICAGFCAKRLISMGVKVIYVRKLFQSIGMFIPGLALILAAYVKCNIPLVMLAFTLCVGMEAVTTPGIKVTIMEMAPSFGGIIFSVANTISSTSGFIVPQIAGLLRTAYQDDPIQGWRALFWLSTSIVFAGGISFLLFGTVEVQEWAKSKEEEENASKDNEKAKLKTESIA, encoded by the exons ATGAACGTTTGTATGGAAAACGTGAACCGCAAAATTCAG GTTTGGTGCAAGCGCATTCCTGCAAGATCGATTGTGCTTGTAATGAATTTCCTTGCCACATTCTGCTTGTATGTTTTACGAATGAACTTGAGCGCAGCCATCGTGGGCATGGTCGACTACGAAAAGCTAAATGCTATTAGGAGGAACTCCCAGTTCAATTTGAGTTTACAAAATGAAAGTCTGCAGACAGTGCAGAATGAATCTCTACATTTCACGTATTCAACATGTGAACATGCTTATAGCGATAAAACAGAAG ATATCGAAACGTCAGCTGTAGTAGAAGGTAAAAAGTTTTTATGGGATGAAAATATGCAAGGATTGGCATTGGGGGCTTATTTCTACGGATACGTATGTTCACAG aTCATTGGAGCATGGATCGCACGAAAAGTTGGACGCGTTAAAGTGATGGGATTTTCAGTTCTTGCTGCATCGTTGTGTACAATTCTCACACCAGCAGCTCTTGAGATAGGATTTGAAATGTTTGTGATAGCGAGAATCGCGATTGGTTTATTCTCG ggAGTTATCTACCCATTACTGTATGCGATGTGGTCAATGTGGGCACCACCATCTGAAAGAGGCATGCTGATGGGACTCAATTTTTCGG GCACAGCAATCGGAATAATAGCAACTTTACCACTTTCTGGCTTGTTAACGACAACCTTCGGTTGGCAGTCGGCGTTTTATGTAACAG GTTCAATTGGGTGCGTATGGTCTCTTTTGTGGTTGATCCTGATATACGATTCTCCCTCAGAACATCCGAGAATTTCAGAAAAAGAGAAGAATTTTATACAGGACGCACTTGGACATAATAGAGACGGCaaa GCAAAGAGAGAACGATCGAGACCGGTGCCGTGGAAGTCAATTTTTGGGTCGTTTCGCATATGGGTCGCATTTTTTGTCCTTTTTGGCTCAGATGTTATTCTGTTCGTATTTGTGACATTACTTCCGACATATCTCAGAACTGTCATGGAGTTTGACATAACAGCG aGCGCAGGATTGAGTGCAATTCCTTACATTGCAAAGTTCGTTCTCTACATATGTGCAGGATTTTGTGCAAAGCGACTGATTTCAATGGGAGTGAAAGTCATCTATGTTCGAAAACTATTTCAGTCGATCG GTATGTTCATTCCTGGACTCGCATTGATCCTCGCAGCCTATGTAAAATGCAACATTCCACTCGTCATGCTGGCTTTCACCTTGTGCG TCGGAATGGAAGCGGTCACTACTCCTGGTATCAAAGTTACAATAATGGAAATGGCGCCATCTTTTGGAGGAATAATTTTCTCAGTTGCAAACACAATTTCATCGACGTCTGGTTTCATTGTACCACAAATAGCAGGTCTATTACGAACAGCTTAC CAAGACGATCCGATACAAGGATGGAGAGCTCTGTTCTGGTTATCAACATCGATTGTCTTCGCGGGAGGAATTTCATTTCTGCTATTCGGCACCGTAGAAGTTCAGGAATGGGCAAAGTCAAAGGAAGAAGAAGAGAACGCCTCAAAAGATAATGAAAAAGCAAAGTTGAAAACTGAATCTATCGCATGA